From the Azospirillum formosense genome, one window contains:
- a CDS encoding beta-ketoacyl-ACP reductase, with translation MSQKIALVTGAMGGLGTAICQALAKDGCIVAANCLPNFEPAAAWLGQQEALGFKFYVAEGDVSDFESCKAMVAKIEADLGPVDILVNNAGITRDKFFAKMDKAQWDAVIATNLSSLFNVTQQVSPKMAERGWGRIINISSVNGVKGQAGQTNYSAAKAGVIGFTKALAAELATKGVTVNAIAPGYIGTEMVMAIREDIRQTIIDSVPMKRLGRPDEIGGAVSYLASEIAGYVTGSTLNINGGLNYQ, from the coding sequence ATGTCTCAGAAGATCGCGCTCGTCACCGGTGCCATGGGCGGTCTCGGCACCGCCATCTGCCAGGCCCTGGCCAAGGACGGTTGCATCGTTGCGGCGAACTGCCTGCCGAACTTCGAGCCGGCCGCCGCCTGGCTGGGCCAGCAGGAAGCCCTCGGCTTCAAGTTCTACGTGGCGGAAGGCGACGTTTCCGACTTCGAAAGCTGCAAGGCGATGGTCGCCAAGATCGAGGCCGACCTGGGCCCGGTGGACATTCTGGTGAACAACGCCGGCATCACCCGCGACAAGTTCTTCGCGAAGATGGACAAGGCGCAGTGGGATGCGGTCATCGCCACCAACCTGAGCAGCCTGTTCAACGTCACCCAGCAGGTGTCGCCGAAGATGGCCGAGCGCGGCTGGGGCCGCATCATCAACATCTCCTCGGTGAACGGCGTGAAGGGTCAGGCCGGCCAGACCAACTACTCGGCCGCCAAGGCCGGCGTGATCGGCTTCACCAAGGCGCTGGCCGCCGAGCTGGCGACCAAGGGCGTCACCGTCAACGCCATCGCGCCGGGCTACATCGGCACCGAGATGGTCATGGCGATCCGTGAGGACATCCGCCAGACCATCATCGACAGCGTCCCGATGAAGCGCCTGGGCCGTCCGGACGAGATCGGCGGCGCGGTGTCCTACCTCGCCTCGGAGATCGCCGGCTACGTCACCGGCTCGACCCTGAACATCAACGGCGGCCTGAACTACCAGTAA
- a CDS encoding acyltransferase produces the protein MSGADYVYGIDMVRFAAALLVTGFHLTWRDPAVADAMWSGWAGVQVFFVVSGFVIANSANNATPVAFIRSRLLRLYPAAWVCTILCLVALVLMPGPDPDLARRFIASFTLAPAGPYIASAYWTLPVEIAFYGAVFLLLLSGHFHRLPQFALALAAASSAYLGVYSLHVFGVVNMPFLEFEYGMLNMTLLRHGVFFALGIFLWLWSRGKLTRTGMAAALLALVAAPLEITARSVEFVERSPVPLNLADLWMNPLLIWGVSLLAIAASARWRAEIATLPASLLSLLRVVGLATYPLYLLHEVIGGSAKALAMQAGASSMAGAVTGGALSIAVALLVAAVLEPAVRDRLRRLLDIPQAAFSARPAFSTFYRSGGTV, from the coding sequence ATGTCCGGAGCCGATTACGTCTACGGGATCGACATGGTCCGGTTCGCCGCGGCTTTGCTGGTCACCGGCTTCCATCTGACCTGGCGCGACCCCGCGGTCGCCGACGCCATGTGGTCCGGCTGGGCCGGGGTGCAGGTCTTCTTCGTGGTGTCGGGCTTCGTCATCGCGAATTCGGCCAACAACGCCACCCCGGTCGCCTTCATCCGGTCGCGCCTGCTGCGCCTCTATCCGGCGGCGTGGGTCTGCACCATCCTGTGCCTCGTCGCCCTTGTGCTCATGCCCGGTCCCGACCCGGATCTGGCGCGGCGCTTCATCGCCTCCTTCACGCTGGCGCCCGCCGGCCCCTACATCGCCTCGGCCTACTGGACGCTGCCGGTCGAGATCGCCTTCTACGGCGCGGTGTTCCTGCTGCTGCTGAGCGGCCACTTCCACAGGCTGCCGCAGTTCGCCCTGGCGCTGGCCGCCGCCAGCTCGGCCTATCTCGGCGTCTACAGCTTGCACGTCTTCGGCGTCGTCAACATGCCGTTCCTGGAGTTCGAGTACGGCATGCTGAACATGACGCTGCTGCGCCACGGCGTGTTCTTCGCGCTGGGGATCTTCCTGTGGCTGTGGTCGCGCGGCAAGCTGACCCGGACGGGGATGGCCGCCGCCCTGCTGGCCCTGGTCGCAGCGCCGCTGGAGATCACCGCCCGGTCGGTGGAGTTCGTGGAACGCTCGCCGGTTCCGCTGAACCTCGCCGATCTGTGGATGAACCCGCTGCTGATCTGGGGCGTGTCGCTCCTCGCCATCGCCGCCTCGGCGCGCTGGCGGGCGGAAATCGCCACGCTGCCGGCGTCCCTCCTGTCGCTTCTGCGCGTGGTCGGGCTGGCCACCTACCCGCTCTACCTGCTGCACGAGGTCATCGGCGGCTCCGCCAAGGCGCTGGCGATGCAGGCCGGGGCCTCCTCCATGGCCGGCGCGGTGACCGGCGGCGCCCTGTCCATCGCCGTGGCCCTGCTGGTCGCCGCGGTCCTGGAACCGGCGGTGCGCGACCGGCTGCGCCGTCTGCTCGACATCCCGCAGGCCGCCTTCTCGGCCCGCCCCGCCTTCAGCACCTTCTACCGCTCCGGCGGAACCGTCTGA
- a CDS encoding peptidoglycan bridge formation glycyltransferase FemA/FemB family protein codes for MYTDALGGDVLCPASSIEIDRVDRSGWYAILDSFDDANIFQTWDYGRIAHAGRELSHLVVRRDGRPVAAVQVLLRRVPGIGGLALVMWGPMWHPRGQGPDHAALTTALHALKAEYTDRRGLMLRLLPHVSQADGAAVTEALAALGMRFREEKAPYRTFITDLNADEAGLRSNLSHHWRRGLNKAERMGIEVVEGSHAELLETIDDIFVETQRRKGFKAYDSRTFTRINEALPPRRKMRAFLAMHEGRPVAGVVVSLFGTTGQMQNSATLEAGLRVNAAYLLQWRALLWIKANGGLRYDLHGVNAQTNPGVYQFKRGLAGKNPVETVHLGTFETPGPLPSRLLVQSGESMRIHADRWKTQAGAVVNRLRNWKPTQAEPTPAEEMDPADAAVLAKAPTGPA; via the coding sequence ATGTACACCGACGCGCTTGGTGGCGATGTCCTGTGCCCCGCGTCCTCCATCGAGATCGACCGGGTCGATCGCAGCGGCTGGTACGCCATCCTCGATTCCTTCGACGACGCCAACATCTTCCAAACCTGGGATTATGGCCGCATCGCCCACGCCGGGCGCGAGTTGAGCCACCTCGTCGTGCGGCGCGACGGGCGTCCGGTGGCCGCGGTTCAGGTGCTGCTGCGCCGCGTGCCGGGGATCGGCGGACTGGCGCTGGTCATGTGGGGGCCGATGTGGCACCCGCGCGGCCAGGGGCCGGACCACGCCGCCCTGACCACCGCCCTGCACGCCCTGAAGGCGGAATACACCGACCGGCGCGGCCTGATGCTGCGCCTGCTGCCCCATGTCTCCCAGGCGGACGGCGCGGCGGTGACGGAGGCCCTGGCCGCGCTGGGAATGCGGTTCCGGGAGGAGAAGGCCCCCTACCGCACCTTCATCACCGATCTGAACGCCGACGAGGCGGGCCTGCGCTCCAACCTGTCCCACCACTGGCGGCGCGGGCTGAACAAGGCCGAGCGGATGGGGATCGAGGTCGTCGAGGGCTCCCACGCCGAACTGCTGGAGACCATCGACGACATCTTCGTCGAGACGCAGCGCCGCAAGGGCTTCAAGGCCTACGACAGCCGCACCTTCACCCGCATCAACGAGGCGCTGCCGCCGCGGCGAAAGATGCGCGCCTTCCTCGCCATGCACGAGGGGCGGCCGGTGGCCGGGGTGGTCGTGTCGCTGTTCGGCACCACCGGCCAGATGCAGAACTCCGCGACGCTGGAGGCCGGTCTGCGGGTCAACGCCGCCTATCTGCTGCAATGGCGGGCGCTGCTGTGGATCAAGGCGAACGGCGGGCTGCGCTATGACCTGCACGGGGTCAACGCCCAGACCAACCCCGGCGTCTACCAGTTCAAGCGCGGGCTTGCCGGCAAGAATCCGGTCGAGACGGTTCATCTCGGCACCTTCGAGACGCCCGGTCCCCTGCCCAGCCGCCTGCTGGTCCAGAGTGGCGAATCGATGCGCATACACGCCGACCGCTGGAAGACCCAGGCCGGCGCCGTGGTGAACCGGCTGCGCAACTGGAAGCCAACCCAGGCCGAGCCCACCCCGGCGGAGGAGATGGACCCCGCCGACGCCGCCGTGCTGGCGAAGGCCCCGACCGGCCCCGCCTGA
- a CDS encoding SIS domain-containing protein, giving the protein MTSAPLMMQEAATAPTAVRRLLESDAAAVAALADRLRAVPPPFAMTIARGSSDHAAGYARYLFETALGLVTASAAPSVVTAYGAGLRVKDAFVLAISQSGQSPDLLRVADAARAGGALTAALVNAGDSPLAERVAHPLPLHAGPELSVAATKSFVASLAAIARLTAVWTEDRTLLDALPQLPSWLERAGDADWSPALPVLEVASSLLIVARGRSYPIAQEMALKFKETAAAHAEPFSAAEVMHGPMALVEPGFPVLVVAVRDETLDGVLDTARALKEAGAHLLVASAEERALGLADTPLPLPPPLHPVLDPIAAIQAFYPFMARLAVARGFDPDRPRHLRKVTRTV; this is encoded by the coding sequence ATGACCAGCGCTCCCCTGATGATGCAGGAGGCCGCAACCGCCCCCACGGCGGTGCGGCGCCTGCTCGAGTCCGACGCCGCGGCGGTGGCGGCTCTGGCCGACCGGCTGCGGGCCGTGCCGCCGCCGTTCGCGATGACCATCGCGCGGGGCAGCAGCGACCACGCCGCCGGTTACGCCCGCTACCTGTTCGAGACGGCGCTGGGGCTGGTCACCGCCTCGGCGGCGCCCTCGGTGGTCACGGCCTATGGGGCAGGGCTGCGGGTGAAAGACGCCTTCGTCCTGGCCATCTCCCAATCGGGCCAGAGCCCCGACCTGCTGCGCGTCGCGGACGCGGCGCGTGCGGGCGGCGCCCTGACGGCGGCGCTGGTCAACGCCGGGGACTCGCCGCTCGCGGAGCGCGTCGCTCATCCCCTGCCCCTTCACGCCGGGCCGGAATTGAGCGTCGCCGCGACCAAGAGCTTCGTCGCCAGCCTCGCCGCCATCGCCCGGCTGACCGCCGTCTGGACGGAGGATCGGACGCTTCTCGACGCACTTCCACAACTGCCCTCTTGGCTGGAGCGGGCTGGTGACGCGGACTGGTCGCCGGCGCTGCCGGTGTTGGAGGTGGCGTCCAGCCTGCTGATCGTCGCGCGGGGCCGCAGCTATCCCATCGCCCAGGAAATGGCGCTGAAGTTCAAGGAAACCGCCGCCGCCCACGCCGAACCCTTCAGCGCGGCGGAGGTGATGCACGGCCCCATGGCGCTGGTCGAGCCGGGCTTCCCCGTGCTGGTGGTGGCGGTGCGGGACGAGACGCTGGACGGCGTGCTGGACACCGCCCGCGCGCTGAAAGAGGCCGGCGCCCATCTGCTGGTCGCCTCCGCCGAGGAGCGGGCGCTCGGACTGGCCGACACGCCCTTGCCATTGCCGCCGCCGCTGCACCCGGTGCTGGACCCGATCGCGGCGATCCAGGCCTTCTACCCCTTCATGGCCCGTTTGGCTGTGGCGCGCGGCTTCGACCCCGACCGCCCCCGCCATCTGCGCAAGGTCACCCGGACGGTCTGA
- a CDS encoding GDSL-type esterase/lipase family protein — translation MRRTTRAGWAGVAVLLAALAVPALSDTAIGPRTQPPYPEWLVKRMEMLRRQDPKAMLLGDSLVAGWPPDLARRLFDAEPMNFGAGGDTTGNLLWRVRQAFGPGMGLESALVLVGTNDLPNRSAAEIAGTIGTIAAEVKRSAPGVCVTLLSLLPRRDGNAVFAERIMDVNRRLAALAGPGLRVVDADTPLRAACPAEGSCPLYKDPVHLSRAGYERLTAIVGKAGC, via the coding sequence GTGAGGCGGACCACCCGGGCGGGATGGGCCGGGGTCGCCGTCCTGCTGGCAGCTCTGGCCGTCCCGGCGCTTAGCGACACGGCCATCGGACCGCGCACGCAGCCGCCCTACCCGGAGTGGCTGGTCAAGCGCATGGAGATGCTGCGCCGGCAGGACCCGAAGGCCATGCTGCTCGGGGATTCCCTGGTCGCCGGCTGGCCGCCCGACCTCGCCCGCCGGCTGTTCGACGCGGAGCCGATGAATTTCGGGGCCGGGGGCGACACCACGGGCAACCTGCTGTGGCGGGTGCGGCAGGCCTTCGGGCCGGGCATGGGACTGGAGTCGGCGCTGGTCCTGGTCGGGACGAACGACCTGCCGAACCGCTCCGCCGCGGAGATCGCCGGCACCATCGGGACCATCGCGGCGGAGGTGAAGCGGTCCGCTCCCGGCGTGTGCGTCACGCTGCTCAGCCTGCTGCCGCGACGCGACGGCAACGCCGTGTTCGCCGAGCGCATCATGGACGTGAACCGGCGGCTGGCCGCCCTCGCCGGCCCCGGCCTGCGCGTGGTGGACGCCGACACCCCGCTGCGCGCCGCCTGCCCGGCGGAGGGTTCCTGCCCGCTCTACAAGGACCCGGTGCATCTGAGCCGCGCCGGCTACGAGCGTCTGACCGCCATCGTCGGCAAGGCCGGCTGCTAG
- a CDS encoding class I SAM-dependent RNA methyltransferase translates to MTSDTAAADRTGTDFEIFIVTAPGLESVLCAEVKAKGFRDATAIKGGVTVRGDWPEVWRANLELRGATRVLARVVSFRAFHLAQLDKRARRVPWAEVLRPDVPVRVEASCKGSRIYHAGATAQRIERAITEELGAPISAEAAISIKARIDDDLCTISVDTSGESLHKRGHKEEIHKAPLRETLAALFLRHCGYDGTEPVVDPMCGSGTFVIEAAEIAAGLHPGRSRRFAFEQLAAFDDAAWQAMRSAGGANPAPALRFYGSDRDGGAIAMSRANAERAGVAALTDFQKHAVSDLMPPEGPPGLVIVNPPYGARIGEKKPLFALYGALGQTLLSRFSGWRVGLVTNEASLAQATGLPFQPSGPSVSHGGLRVTLHSTAALP, encoded by the coding sequence ATGACCAGCGACACCGCCGCCGCCGACCGTACCGGCACCGATTTCGAGATCTTCATCGTCACCGCGCCGGGCCTGGAATCCGTGCTCTGCGCGGAGGTGAAGGCCAAGGGCTTCCGCGACGCCACCGCCATCAAGGGCGGCGTCACCGTCCGCGGCGACTGGCCGGAGGTCTGGCGGGCGAACCTGGAGCTGCGCGGGGCGACCCGCGTGCTGGCCCGCGTCGTCTCCTTCCGCGCCTTCCACCTCGCCCAGCTCGACAAGCGGGCGCGCCGGGTGCCCTGGGCCGAGGTCCTGCGCCCCGACGTGCCGGTCCGCGTCGAGGCGTCCTGCAAGGGCTCGCGCATCTACCACGCCGGGGCGACCGCCCAGCGCATCGAGCGGGCCATCACCGAGGAGCTGGGCGCCCCCATCTCGGCCGAGGCCGCGATCTCCATCAAGGCCCGCATCGACGACGACCTGTGCACCATCAGCGTCGACACCTCCGGCGAGTCCCTGCACAAGCGCGGCCACAAGGAGGAGATCCACAAGGCCCCGCTGCGCGAGACGCTGGCCGCCCTGTTCCTGCGCCATTGCGGCTACGACGGGACGGAGCCGGTGGTCGATCCGATGTGCGGGTCCGGCACCTTCGTCATCGAGGCGGCGGAGATCGCCGCCGGGCTGCACCCCGGACGCAGCCGCCGCTTCGCCTTCGAGCAGCTCGCCGCCTTCGACGACGCGGCGTGGCAGGCGATGCGTTCCGCAGGCGGCGCGAACCCTGCGCCCGCGCTTCGCTTCTACGGCAGCGACCGGGACGGCGGGGCCATCGCCATGAGCCGCGCCAACGCCGAGCGCGCGGGCGTCGCCGCCCTGACCGATTTCCAGAAGCACGCGGTCAGCGACCTGATGCCGCCGGAGGGGCCGCCGGGCCTCGTCATCGTCAACCCGCCCTACGGCGCGCGGATCGGCGAGAAGAAGCCGCTGTTCGCCCTCTACGGCGCGCTGGGCCAGACGTTGCTGTCGCGCTTCTCCGGCTGGCGGGTCGGTCTTGTCACCAACGAGGCGTCGCTGGCCCAGGCGACCGGCCTGCCCTTCCAGCCCTCCGGCCCGTCGGTGTCGCACGGCGGCCTGCGCGTGACGCTGCACAGCACCGCCGCCCTTCCCTGA
- a CDS encoding molybdopterin oxidoreductase family protein, producing MPDRTAPRLHAPRLHASACPHDCPSTCALEVEVLDERRIGRIRGAADNSYTAGVICAKVARYAERVHHPDRLTQPLRRTGPKGSGQFAPISWDEALDIVADQFLEAERRHGPETVWPYYYAGTMGLVQRDGINRLRHARRWSGFFATICTNPAWAGWLAGAGKLAGADPREMAKSDLVVIWGTNAVSTQVNVMTHAVRARKERGAKIAVVDVYRTPTMEQADIPLLIRPGSDGALACAVMHVLFRDGLADRAYLASHADDPAGLEAHLASRTPEWAEAITGLPAAEIEAFARLVGRTPRSYFRLGYGFTRSRNGAVNMHAASCIPVVSGAWQVEGGGAFHSNSGIYGWNKTLIEGLDLRDPTVRMLDQSRIGPILEGDPEALAGGPPVTALLIQNTNPVTIAPDQARVRRGFARDDLFVCVHEQFMTETARMADIVLPATMFLEHDDLYQAGGNQHILLGPKLVDPPGDCRPNHAVIGELARRLGSDSHPGFGMTERELIDATLRASGHGTLEALESQRFLDVQPAFEEAHFVKGFRWPDGKFRLKPDWPKVPYAAPSTFGPVDAMPAFPDHWAVTEEADAEHPFRLVTAPARNFLNSSFTETPTSAGRERRPSLMLHPEDAAALGIAEGDRVEAANGRGAVLLHARLFDGVRRGVVIAESIWPNAAHEGGRGINSLTGADPVAPFGGAAFHDSHVRVRKADVA from the coding sequence ATGCCCGACCGCACCGCCCCCCGCCTGCACGCCCCCCGCCTGCACGCCTCGGCCTGCCCGCACGATTGCCCGTCCACCTGCGCGCTGGAGGTCGAGGTGCTGGACGAGCGCCGCATCGGGCGCATCCGCGGGGCGGCCGACAACAGCTACACCGCGGGGGTGATCTGCGCGAAGGTCGCCCGCTACGCCGAGCGGGTGCACCACCCCGACCGGCTGACCCAGCCGCTGCGCCGCACCGGCCCCAAGGGCTCCGGCCAGTTCGCGCCGATCTCCTGGGACGAGGCGCTGGACATCGTCGCCGACCAGTTCCTGGAGGCGGAGCGCCGGCACGGGCCGGAGACGGTGTGGCCCTACTACTACGCAGGCACCATGGGGCTGGTGCAGCGCGACGGCATCAACCGGCTGCGCCACGCCCGCCGCTGGTCGGGCTTCTTCGCCACCATCTGCACCAACCCGGCCTGGGCTGGCTGGCTGGCCGGCGCCGGCAAGCTGGCCGGGGCCGACCCGCGCGAGATGGCCAAATCCGACCTCGTTGTCATCTGGGGCACCAACGCCGTGTCCACCCAGGTCAACGTGATGACCCACGCCGTCCGCGCCCGCAAGGAGCGCGGGGCGAAGATCGCCGTGGTCGACGTCTACCGCACCCCGACCATGGAGCAGGCGGACATCCCCCTGCTGATCCGTCCGGGCAGCGACGGGGCGCTGGCCTGCGCGGTGATGCATGTGCTGTTCCGCGACGGGCTGGCCGACCGCGCCTATCTCGCCAGCCACGCCGACGATCCCGCCGGGCTGGAGGCGCATCTCGCCAGCCGCACCCCGGAATGGGCCGAAGCCATCACCGGCCTGCCGGCGGCGGAGATCGAGGCCTTTGCCCGGCTGGTCGGGCGGACGCCGCGCAGCTATTTCCGGTTGGGCTACGGCTTCACCCGCTCGCGCAACGGGGCGGTGAACATGCACGCCGCCTCCTGCATCCCGGTGGTCAGCGGCGCCTGGCAGGTCGAGGGCGGCGGCGCCTTTCATTCCAACAGCGGCATCTACGGCTGGAACAAGACGCTGATCGAGGGGCTGGACCTGCGCGACCCGACCGTGCGCATGCTCGACCAGTCGCGCATCGGCCCGATCCTGGAGGGCGACCCGGAGGCGCTGGCCGGCGGCCCGCCGGTGACGGCTCTGCTGATCCAGAACACCAACCCGGTGACCATCGCCCCCGATCAGGCGCGCGTGCGCCGCGGCTTCGCCCGCGACGACCTGTTCGTCTGCGTGCACGAGCAGTTCATGACCGAGACGGCGCGGATGGCCGACATCGTGCTGCCCGCCACCATGTTCCTGGAGCACGACGACCTCTATCAGGCTGGCGGCAACCAGCACATCCTGCTCGGACCCAAGCTGGTCGATCCGCCCGGCGACTGCCGGCCCAACCACGCCGTCATCGGCGAGCTGGCGCGGCGGCTGGGCAGCGACTCCCACCCCGGCTTTGGCATGACCGAGCGGGAGCTGATCGACGCCACGCTGCGCGCGTCCGGCCACGGCACGCTGGAGGCGCTGGAATCCCAGCGCTTCCTTGATGTGCAGCCGGCCTTCGAGGAGGCGCATTTCGTGAAGGGCTTCCGCTGGCCGGACGGCAAGTTCCGCCTGAAGCCGGACTGGCCGAAGGTGCCCTACGCCGCGCCGTCCACCTTCGGCCCGGTCGATGCCATGCCGGCCTTCCCCGACCATTGGGCGGTGACGGAGGAGGCGGACGCCGAGCATCCCTTCCGGCTGGTCACCGCGCCGGCCCGCAACTTCCTGAACAGCAGCTTCACCGAGACCCCGACCTCGGCGGGGCGGGAGCGCCGCCCGAGCCTGATGCTGCACCCCGAGGACGCGGCGGCGCTGGGCATCGCGGAGGGCGACCGGGTGGAGGCCGCCAACGGGCGCGGCGCGGTCCTGCTGCACGCGCGGCTGTTCGACGGGGTGCGTCGCGGCGTGGTCATCGCCGAATCCATCTGGCCCAACGCCGCGCACGAGGGCGGGCGCGGCATCAACAGCCTGACCGGCGCCGACCCGGTGGCCCCCTTCGGCGGGGCCGCCTTCCATGACAGCCATGTGCGGGTGCGGAAGGCGGACGTCGCCTAA
- a CDS encoding proteasome-type protease, which translates to MTYCVALYLKDGLVMLSDTRTNAGVDHISIFSKMHVFEEPGDRMIALMTAGNLSLTQSVIALIQEGVELDGEIRTISSVNGMFQAAQLVGAAVRQVWKRDGHALKEQRVDFDLSIILGGQIRGDRVRLFHVYAAGNFIEATADNAFFQIGEHKYGKPILDRALNHGTPLEEGMKLVLISMDSTLRSNLTVGLPLDLIAYRRDSLKLETRRRIGEDDPCFKEISDGWSQALREAFRSLPPPKWAD; encoded by the coding sequence ATGACCTACTGCGTCGCCCTGTACCTGAAGGACGGCTTGGTGATGCTGTCGGACACGCGCACCAACGCGGGGGTGGATCACATCTCCATCTTCAGCAAGATGCACGTCTTCGAAGAGCCGGGCGACCGCATGATCGCCCTGATGACCGCCGGCAACCTGTCGCTGACCCAGTCGGTGATCGCGCTGATCCAGGAGGGGGTTGAGCTGGATGGTGAAATCCGGACCATCTCCAGCGTGAACGGCATGTTCCAGGCGGCCCAGCTCGTCGGCGCCGCCGTGCGTCAGGTGTGGAAGCGGGACGGCCATGCGCTGAAGGAGCAGCGGGTGGATTTCGACCTGTCCATCATCCTGGGCGGCCAGATCCGCGGCGACCGGGTGCGGCTGTTCCACGTCTACGCCGCCGGCAACTTCATCGAGGCGACCGCCGACAACGCCTTCTTCCAGATCGGAGAGCACAAATACGGCAAGCCGATCCTCGACCGGGCGCTGAACCACGGCACGCCGCTGGAGGAGGGGATGAAGCTGGTGCTGATCTCCATGGACAGCACGCTGCGTTCCAACCTGACGGTCGGTCTGCCGCTCGACCTGATCGCCTACCGCCGCGACTCCCTGAAGCTGGAGACGCGGCGGCGGATCGGCGAGGACGACCCCTGCTTCAAGGAGATCAGCGACGGCTGGTCCCAGGCGCTCCGCGAAGCCTTCCGCTCCCTGCCGCCGCCCAAATGGGCGGATTGA
- a CDS encoding GntR family transcriptional regulator: protein MDRIKTMKAPARPIRRATLHHSAVEELRAMILDGELPPGVRVPEVQLCEQLGISRTPLREALRVLSSEGLVELRPHRGAIVAPVDANEIGAIFEVMDALERLAGTLACRNGSDAEFAKLDRMHDQLVTQHEAGERAAYFLTNRQIHTQIVAMARNPALEATYAGFAAKILRARSLANYDTGRWQESVDEHEGFMAAFRRRDAEEAGALLADHSRRTAVAVIQALRHPAAQGAVGQGPVDQEGGAVGDPIPMDAK from the coding sequence ATGGACAGGATCAAGACCATGAAGGCACCGGCCCGGCCAATCCGCCGGGCGACGCTGCACCATTCCGCGGTGGAGGAATTGCGGGCGATGATCCTCGACGGCGAATTGCCGCCGGGCGTCCGCGTGCCGGAGGTGCAACTGTGCGAGCAACTCGGGATCTCCCGCACGCCGCTGCGCGAGGCGCTGCGGGTCCTGTCGTCGGAAGGGCTGGTGGAGCTTCGCCCGCACCGTGGCGCCATCGTCGCGCCGGTGGACGCCAACGAGATCGGCGCGATCTTCGAGGTGATGGACGCGCTGGAGCGGTTGGCCGGAACGCTCGCCTGCCGCAACGGCTCCGACGCGGAATTCGCCAAGCTCGACCGGATGCACGACCAACTGGTCACCCAGCACGAGGCGGGGGAGCGCGCGGCTTACTTCCTGACCAACCGGCAGATCCACACCCAGATCGTCGCCATGGCCCGCAACCCCGCCCTGGAGGCGACCTACGCCGGCTTCGCCGCCAAGATCCTGCGCGCCCGCTCGCTGGCCAACTACGACACCGGCCGCTGGCAGGAGTCGGTGGACGAGCATGAGGGCTTCATGGCGGCCTTCCGCCGCCGCGACGCCGAGGAGGCCGGCGCTTTGCTGGCCGACCACAGCCGCCGCACCGCGGTGGCGGTCATCCAGGCTTTGCGCCACCCAGCGGCTCAGGGGGCAGTGGGGCAGGGGCCAGTGGATCAGGAAGGCGGGGCGGTCGGCGACCCCATTCCGATGGACGCGAAATGA
- a CDS encoding ABC transporter substrate-binding protein has product MTFRSLTLTTVTAAFLALSAAATAQAADADKVKLGFAKCAHCLPMALTPELAKGVEIEAINFNSGNDVLTALVSKSIDMAQVTYLHYITALDKGFDVVAVSGQVNGGSEIVVGKGITLKADDWDGLKKLIAERKEKGEPLRVAASRGNAQDIHMRGALQKHGINVNKDVQFINIPNPSDHAAALQRGEVDVICTVEPFASQIRQTGVGTHFALPYDQAAGNLTNLIVTRSDVIKEHPKAVEATVGSVVALVDKLKSDQTVWVDVINKYTGMDKAVAAEALKNASPDYAIHKDSTLAIATMMRELKYISNDVTAAAEKNLDYTFLEAVTKKPKSELGF; this is encoded by the coding sequence ATGACGTTCCGGTCCCTCACCCTGACGACCGTCACCGCCGCCTTCCTCGCCCTCTCCGCCGCGGCCACCGCTCAGGCCGCCGACGCGGACAAGGTGAAGCTGGGCTTCGCCAAATGCGCCCATTGCCTGCCGATGGCGCTGACCCCGGAACTCGCCAAGGGCGTTGAGATCGAGGCGATCAACTTCAACTCCGGCAACGACGTGCTGACCGCGCTGGTGTCGAAGAGCATCGACATGGCGCAGGTCACCTACCTGCACTACATCACGGCGCTCGATAAGGGCTTCGACGTGGTGGCCGTGTCCGGCCAAGTGAACGGCGGGTCGGAGATCGTCGTCGGCAAGGGCATCACCTTGAAGGCCGATGATTGGGACGGGCTGAAAAAGCTGATCGCCGAGCGCAAGGAGAAGGGCGAGCCGCTGCGCGTTGCGGCGTCGCGCGGCAACGCGCAGGACATCCACATGCGCGGCGCTCTCCAGAAGCACGGCATCAACGTCAACAAGGACGTGCAGTTCATCAACATCCCGAACCCGTCCGACCACGCCGCCGCCCTGCAGCGCGGCGAGGTGGACGTGATCTGCACGGTGGAGCCCTTCGCCTCGCAGATCCGCCAGACCGGCGTCGGCACGCATTTCGCCCTGCCCTACGACCAGGCGGCCGGCAACCTGACCAACCTGATCGTCACCCGCTCCGACGTCATCAAGGAGCATCCGAAGGCGGTCGAGGCCACCGTCGGCTCGGTCGTCGCCCTGGTCGACAAGCTGAAGTCCGACCAGACCGTGTGGGTGGACGTCATCAACAAATACACCGGCATGGACAAGGCCGTCGCCGCCGAGGCGCTGAAGAACGCCTCCCCGGATTACGCCATCCACAAGGACAGCACGCTGGCCATCGCCACGATGATGCGCGAGCTGAAGTACATCTCCAACGACGTCACCGCCGCCGCGGAGAAGAACCTCGATTACACGTTCCTCGAAGCCGTGACCAAGAAGCCGAAGAGCGAGCTGGGCTTCTAA